The following proteins are co-located in the Thermus hydrothermalis genome:
- the secA gene encoding preprotein translocase subunit SecA — translation MLGLLRKLFDNNEREIARYYKQVVEPTNRLEPEVEKIPDLAAAYRELKEKHQKGASLDELLPMAFALTRESAKRYLGMRHFDVQLIGGAVLHEGKIAEMKTGEGKTLVATLAVALNALTGKGVHVVTVNDYLAKRDAEWMGPVYRGLGLSVGVIQHSSTPEERRKAYLADVTYVTNAELGFDYLRDNMAISPDQLVLRHDTPLHYAIIDEVDSILIDEARTPLIISGPAEKATDLYYKMAEIAKKLERGLPAEPGVRKEPTGDYTIEEKNRSVHLTLQGIAKAEKLLGVEGLFSPENMELAHMLIQAIRAKELYHRDRDYIVQDGQVIIVDEFTGRLMPGRRYGEGLHQAIEAKEGVRIERENQTLATITYQNFFRLYEKRAGMTGTAKTEEKEFQEIYGMDVVVVPTNRPMIRKDYPDVVYRTEKGKFYAVVEEIAEKYERGQPVLVGTISIEKSERLSQMLKEPRLYLPRLEMRLELFKKASAKQQGEAWDRLRKLLEKPTQLKDEDLAPFEELIPPKGNLRTAWEGLKRAVHTLGILRQGIPHQVLNAKHHAREAEIVAQAGRSKTVTIATNMAGRGTDIKLGGNPEYLAAALLEKEGFDRYEWKVELFIKKMVAGQEEEAKALAAELGVKEELLEKIRQIREACKEDEERVRALGGLFILGTERHESRRIDNQLRGRAGRQGDPGGSRFYVSFDDDLMRLFASDRVIAMLDRMGFDDSEPIEHPMVTRSIERAQKRVEDRNFAIRKQLLQFDDVLSRQREVIYAQRRLILLGKDEEVREAAMGMVEETVAALAENFLNPQVHPEDWDLEGLRAALLDTVPQLADFPFEELRKLKPEEGVERLAEGALKAYEAREAELSPPLMRAVERFVILNVVDSAWKEHLHNLDVLRQGIFLRGYGQKDPFQEYKIEATRLFNDMVGFIKGEVAKFLFRLKVEAEPVRPVREAPYVPVPEAPKAPEAFGVERKRPPTPTPQPGLSRAERRRLMREEKKRKKG, via the coding sequence ATGCTAGGCCTTTTGCGGAAGCTCTTTGACAACAACGAGCGGGAGATCGCCCGCTACTACAAGCAAGTGGTGGAGCCCACCAACCGGCTAGAGCCCGAGGTGGAGAAAATCCCCGACCTGGCCGCCGCTTACCGGGAACTCAAGGAGAAGCACCAAAAGGGAGCCTCCCTGGACGAGCTCCTTCCCATGGCCTTCGCCCTCACCCGGGAGTCCGCCAAGCGCTACCTCGGCATGCGCCACTTTGACGTGCAGCTTATTGGCGGGGCGGTCCTCCACGAGGGCAAGATCGCCGAGATGAAGACCGGGGAGGGGAAGACCCTGGTGGCCACCTTGGCCGTGGCCTTAAACGCCCTCACCGGCAAGGGCGTCCACGTGGTCACGGTGAACGACTACCTGGCCAAGCGGGACGCCGAGTGGATGGGGCCCGTCTACCGGGGCTTGGGCCTGAGCGTGGGGGTGATCCAGCACAGCTCCACCCCGGAGGAGAGGCGCAAGGCCTACCTGGCCGACGTCACCTACGTGACCAACGCCGAGCTCGGCTTTGACTACCTCCGGGACAACATGGCCATCAGCCCGGACCAACTGGTCCTCCGCCACGACACCCCCTTGCACTACGCCATCATTGACGAGGTGGACTCCATCCTCATTGACGAGGCCCGCACGCCCCTCATCATCTCCGGCCCGGCGGAGAAGGCCACGGACCTCTACTACAAGATGGCGGAGATCGCCAAGAAGCTAGAGCGGGGCCTGCCCGCCGAGCCTGGGGTGCGCAAGGAGCCCACGGGGGACTATACCATTGAGGAGAAGAACCGCTCCGTCCACCTCACCCTCCAGGGCATCGCCAAGGCGGAGAAGCTCCTTGGGGTGGAGGGGCTTTTCAGCCCCGAGAACATGGAGCTCGCCCACATGCTCATCCAGGCCATCCGGGCCAAGGAGCTTTACCACCGGGACCGGGACTACATCGTCCAGGATGGCCAGGTCATCATCGTGGACGAGTTCACGGGCCGCCTCATGCCGGGGCGCCGCTACGGCGAGGGCCTCCACCAGGCCATTGAGGCCAAGGAGGGGGTGCGGATTGAAAGGGAGAACCAGACCCTGGCCACCATCACCTACCAGAACTTCTTCCGCCTCTACGAGAAGCGCGCCGGCATGACCGGCACCGCCAAGACGGAGGAGAAGGAGTTCCAGGAGATCTACGGCATGGACGTGGTGGTGGTGCCCACCAACCGCCCCATGATCCGCAAGGACTACCCCGACGTGGTCTACCGCACGGAGAAGGGGAAGTTCTACGCCGTGGTGGAGGAGATCGCCGAGAAGTACGAGCGGGGCCAGCCCGTCTTGGTGGGCACCATCAGCATTGAGAAGTCGGAAAGGCTTTCCCAGATGCTCAAGGAGCCCAGGCTCTACCTGCCCCGCCTGGAGATGCGCCTGGAGCTCTTCAAAAAGGCGAGCGCCAAGCAGCAGGGGGAGGCTTGGGACCGGCTCAGGAAGCTTCTGGAAAAGCCCACCCAGCTCAAGGACGAGGACCTTGCGCCCTTTGAGGAGCTCATCCCGCCAAAGGGGAACCTGCGCACCGCCTGGGAAGGCTTGAAGCGGGCGGTGCACACCCTGGGCATCCTCCGCCAAGGCATCCCCCACCAGGTCCTAAACGCCAAGCACCACGCCCGGGAGGCGGAGATCGTGGCCCAGGCGGGCCGGAGCAAGACCGTCACCATCGCCACCAACATGGCGGGGCGGGGTACGGACATCAAGCTTGGGGGGAACCCCGAGTACCTGGCCGCCGCCCTTTTGGAGAAGGAGGGCTTTGACCGCTACGAGTGGAAGGTGGAGCTCTTCATCAAGAAGATGGTGGCGGGGCAGGAGGAGGAGGCGAAGGCCTTGGCGGCGGAGCTTGGGGTGAAGGAAGAGCTCCTGGAGAAGATCCGCCAGATCCGGGAGGCGTGCAAGGAGGACGAGGAGCGGGTGCGGGCCCTGGGGGGGCTTTTCATCCTGGGCACGGAACGGCACGAGTCTAGGCGGATTGACAACCAGCTCCGGGGCCGCGCCGGCCGCCAGGGGGACCCTGGGGGAAGCCGGTTTTACGTGAGCTTTGACGATGACCTGATGCGCCTCTTCGCCTCGGACCGGGTCATCGCCATGTTGGACCGCATGGGCTTTGACGACTCCGAGCCCATTGAGCACCCCATGGTCACCCGCTCCATTGAACGGGCGCAAAAGCGGGTGGAGGACCGCAACTTCGCCATCCGCAAGCAGCTTCTGCAGTTTGACGATGTGCTTAGCCGCCAGCGGGAGGTGATCTACGCCCAGCGCCGCCTCATCCTCCTGGGCAAGGACGAGGAGGTGCGGGAGGCGGCCATGGGCATGGTGGAGGAGACGGTGGCCGCCTTGGCGGAGAACTTCCTCAACCCCCAGGTCCACCCTGAGGACTGGGACCTCGAGGGCCTCAGGGCCGCCCTCCTGGACACCGTGCCCCAACTGGCGGACTTCCCCTTTGAGGAACTGAGGAAGCTCAAGCCGGAAGAGGGCGTGGAGCGCCTGGCGGAGGGGGCCCTCAAGGCTTACGAGGCCCGGGAGGCGGAGCTTTCCCCGCCCCTGATGCGGGCCGTGGAGCGCTTCGTCATCCTCAACGTGGTGGACTCCGCCTGGAAGGAGCACCTGCACAACCTGGACGTGCTCCGGCAGGGCATCTTCCTCCGGGGCTATGGGCAAAAGGACCCCTTCCAGGAGTACAAGATTGAGGCCACCCGCCTTTTCAACGATATGGTGGGCTTCATCAAGGGCGAGGTGGCCAAGTTCCTCTTCCGCCTCAAGGTGGAGGCCGAGCCCGTGCGCCCGGTGCGGGAAGCCCCCTACGTGCCCGTGCCCGAGGCGCCCAAGGCCCCGGAGGCCTTTGGGGTGGAAAGGAAGCGTCCCCCAACCCCCACGCCCCAGCCGGGCCTCTCCCGGGCGGAGCGCCGGCGGCTCATGCGGGAGGAGAAAAAGCGCAAGAAGGGATAG
- the tsaD gene encoding tRNA (adenosine(37)-N6)-threonylcarbamoyltransferase complex transferase subunit TsaD, whose amino-acid sequence MWVLGIDTSCDDTGVGLVRDGQVVVNLVASQVRLHEAYGGVVPELASREHLKAIRPLTERALAEAGLRPKDLDLVAATRGPGLIGALLVGYTFAKGLAWALGKPFYAIHHLEGHIAAAWPEGLDPPFLALVASGGHTHLFEVQALGRYRLLGATRDDAAGEAFDKVARLLGLGFPGGPEVERLAQEAEEAIPFPVPLREQRGYDFSFSGLKTKALQLVERGLPRPALAKGFQEAAILHLAEVVLRAAEDTGHRVLLVAGGVAANQALQARFREAGLQVYFPPKGLSQDNGAMIALAAYRRHRAGFPPSPLALGATAYWPLEEA is encoded by the coding sequence GTGTGGGTTTTGGGGATTGACACCTCTTGCGACGACACCGGGGTGGGCCTGGTGAGGGACGGGCAGGTGGTGGTGAACCTGGTGGCGAGCCAGGTGCGCCTCCACGAGGCCTACGGCGGGGTGGTGCCGGAACTGGCAAGCCGCGAGCACCTGAAGGCCATCCGCCCCCTCACGGAGAGGGCCCTGGCCGAGGCGGGGCTTCGCCCCAAGGACCTGGACCTGGTGGCGGCCACCCGGGGTCCGGGGCTCATCGGGGCCCTCCTCGTGGGCTACACCTTCGCCAAGGGCCTGGCTTGGGCCTTGGGAAAGCCCTTCTACGCCATCCACCACCTCGAGGGCCACATCGCCGCCGCCTGGCCCGAGGGGCTAGACCCCCCCTTTTTGGCCCTGGTGGCCTCGGGGGGGCACACCCACCTCTTTGAGGTCCAGGCCCTGGGCCGCTACCGCCTCCTGGGCGCCACCCGGGACGACGCCGCCGGGGAGGCCTTTGACAAGGTGGCGCGGCTTTTGGGCCTCGGCTTTCCCGGGGGGCCGGAGGTGGAGCGGCTTGCCCAGGAGGCGGAGGAGGCCATCCCCTTCCCCGTGCCCCTGCGGGAGCAAAGGGGCTATGACTTTAGCTTCTCGGGGCTCAAGACCAAGGCCCTCCAGCTCGTGGAGCGGGGCCTCCCCAGGCCCGCCCTGGCCAAGGGCTTCCAGGAGGCGGCCATCCTCCACCTGGCGGAGGTGGTGCTAAGGGCGGCGGAGGACACGGGGCACAGGGTCCTCCTGGTGGCGGGAGGGGTGGCGGCGAACCAGGCCCTCCAGGCCCGCTTTAGGGAGGCGGGGCTTCAGGTCTACTTCCCCCCCAAGGGGCTTTCCCAGGACAACGGGGCCATGATCGCCCTCGCCGCCTACCGCCGCCACCGGGCGGGTTTTCCCCCAAGCCCCCTCGCCCTAGGGGCCACCGCCTACTGGCCCCTGGAGGAGGCCTAA
- a CDS encoding vWA domain-containing protein, giving the protein MLWLLLPTLLLVYLLYRALRPRPRAWAGVWLWRKGKGRRFRPRLDLRLLLLLLAASLLVLALDNPPMGPSPLVLVVDASASMGAKEGAKTRLDLAKERLLPLLERAPEAVLVRAGEALEAHGPAPGVALKGRLLALEAGDPRADLEGGMALGRRLLKAPVVVATDGPPPKGAEGYIGVGSPQENLGLVAVARGFLALGNSASRPLTARVEVAGRVLEVAVPARGFARLEGLPSTFSARLLGEDALALDDGAAFGLRRLGADYPRLPALERLFALLGVGPGGEVRVRLGVPEGAPETPTLFLAPASGPPTPVLLTALHPLLEGVALLGESLPPPPKPQGPWKPLAEGEGGVGLLYAAEKGLYLPPLEAIQDRPFFPLLVYNFLKPYREVRQGLLAPEETLLPTPEGSFLPKTPGGGGRFFALLAALVLLLEALLFPRR; this is encoded by the coding sequence GTGCTCTGGCTTTTGCTCCCCACCCTCCTCCTCGTCTACCTCCTCTACCGGGCCCTAAGGCCGAGGCCCAGGGCCTGGGCCGGGGTGTGGCTTTGGCGGAAGGGGAAGGGGCGCCGCTTCCGCCCCCGGCTGGACCTAAGGCTTCTTCTCCTCCTCCTCGCCGCAAGCCTCCTGGTCCTGGCCCTGGACAACCCCCCCATGGGCCCCTCTCCCCTGGTCCTCGTGGTGGACGCCTCCGCCAGCATGGGCGCCAAGGAGGGGGCCAAGACCCGGCTGGACCTGGCCAAGGAGAGGCTTCTTCCCCTCTTGGAAAGGGCCCCGGAGGCGGTCTTGGTGCGGGCGGGGGAGGCCCTCGAGGCCCACGGCCCCGCCCCCGGGGTGGCCCTCAAGGGAAGGCTTCTGGCCCTGGAGGCGGGGGACCCCAGGGCGGACCTGGAGGGGGGGATGGCCCTCGGGAGGCGGCTCCTTAAGGCCCCGGTGGTGGTGGCCACGGACGGCCCCCCGCCCAAGGGGGCCGAGGGGTACATCGGGGTGGGAAGCCCCCAGGAGAACCTGGGCCTGGTGGCGGTGGCCAGGGGGTTTTTGGCCCTGGGCAATAGCGCAAGCCGGCCCCTCACCGCCCGGGTGGAGGTGGCGGGAAGGGTCTTGGAGGTGGCGGTGCCCGCGCGGGGCTTCGCCCGGCTGGAGGGGCTTCCTTCCACCTTCTCCGCCCGGCTTCTTGGGGAGGACGCCCTGGCCCTGGACGACGGGGCGGCCTTTGGCCTAAGGCGGCTTGGGGCGGACTACCCCAGGCTTCCCGCCCTGGAGAGGCTTTTCGCCCTCCTCGGGGTGGGCCCTGGGGGGGAGGTCCGGGTGCGGCTCGGGGTGCCGGAGGGGGCGCCGGAAACCCCCACCCTCTTCCTCGCCCCCGCATCTGGCCCCCCCACCCCCGTCCTCCTCACCGCCCTCCACCCCCTCCTGGAGGGCGTGGCCCTCCTCGGGGAAAGCCTTCCCCCACCCCCAAAGCCCCAAGGCCCCTGGAAGCCCCTGGCGGAAGGAGAAGGGGGCGTGGGCCTCCTCTACGCGGCGGAAAAGGGGCTCTACCTTCCCCCCCTCGAGGCCATCCAGGATAGGCCCTTCTTCCCCCTTTTGGTCTACAACTTCCTCAAGCCCTACCGGGAGGTGCGCCAAGGCCTCCTCGCCCCGGAGGAAACCCTCCTGCCCACCCCCGAAGGGAGCTTCCTCCCCAAGACCCCGGGGGGCGGGGGGCGGTTTTTCGCCCTCCTCGCCGCCCTGGTCCTCCTCCTGGAGGCCCTCCTCTTCCCAAGGCGATAA
- a CDS encoding DUF1999 family protein: protein MRFRPFSELDLEALNRVAGNRPLSLGAVRHFARTGHSFLAEEGEEPLGFALAQAVWQGERATVFVTRIEGKSPEVLEGLLAAIVKSAYDAGVYEVALHLDPERKDLEEALRAQGFAIGPLVLAVRVLGSRGARGETRGVLE from the coding sequence ATGCGCTTTCGCCCCTTTAGCGAGCTAGACCTCGAGGCCCTGAACCGGGTGGCGGGAAACCGCCCCCTAAGCCTGGGGGCCGTGCGCCACTTCGCCCGCACGGGCCACTCCTTTTTGGCGGAGGAAGGGGAAGAGCCCCTGGGCTTCGCCCTGGCCCAGGCCGTCTGGCAGGGAGAAAGGGCCACGGTCTTCGTTACCCGGATAGAAGGGAAAAGCCCAGAGGTCCTGGAAGGCCTCCTCGCCGCCATCGTGAAAAGCGCCTACGACGCCGGGGTTTACGAGGTGGCCCTCCACCTGGACCCCGAGCGGAAGGACCTGGAGGAGGCCCTGAGGGCCCAGGGCTTCGCCATCGGCCCCCTGGTCCTGGCGGTGCGGGTCCTGGGGAGCCGGGGGGCCAGGGGCGAGACCCGGGGCGTCTTAGAATAG
- a CDS encoding heavy-metal-associated domain-containing protein, with protein sequence MNRVLIGIRGEPTPEGMERILKALKALEGVAQAQATGPAQVLVEYDPQSLTVMDLIRTIREEGFLAGML encoded by the coding sequence ATGAACCGCGTCCTCATCGGCATCCGGGGGGAGCCCACCCCAGAGGGGATGGAGCGGATCCTCAAGGCCCTGAAGGCCCTGGAAGGGGTGGCCCAGGCCCAGGCCACGGGCCCCGCCCAGGTCCTGGTGGAGTACGACCCCCAGTCCCTCACGGTCATGGACCTGATCCGCACCATCCGGGAAGAGGGCTTCCTGGCGGGTATGCTCTAG
- a CDS encoding acyl-CoA dehydrogenase family protein — protein sequence MLDLYALEDLLTPEEKEVQKAARRFLEKEALPYIRDWWEEGVFPTHLIPRFAELGFLGPTLPPEYGGAGVSSAAYGLICYELERVDSGLRSFVSVQSSLVMYPIYAFGSEAQKREFLPRLARGELVGCFGLTEPDGGSDPYGNMKTRARREGDTWVLSGTKMWITNGNLAHIAIIWAKDEEGRVLGFIVPTDTPGFQASEVKHKMSLRASVTSELVLEEVRVPESLRLPRAEGLKAPLSCLTQARFGIAWGVLGALEAVYAEAVAFAKSRATFGTPIAQKQLVQAKLADMLAWHTEGLLLAWRLARLKDEGKLTPAQVSLAKRQNVKKALEAARLARDILGGSGITLEYHAIRHMLNLETVYTYEGTHDIHTLVLGREATGLSAF from the coding sequence ATGCTGGACCTTTACGCCCTGGAAGACCTCCTCACCCCCGAGGAGAAGGAGGTGCAAAAGGCCGCCCGCCGCTTCCTGGAAAAGGAGGCTTTGCCCTATATCCGGGACTGGTGGGAAGAAGGGGTCTTCCCCACCCACCTCATCCCCCGCTTCGCCGAGCTCGGCTTCCTAGGCCCCACCCTGCCCCCGGAGTACGGGGGGGCAGGGGTGTCTAGCGCCGCCTACGGCCTCATCTGCTACGAGCTGGAACGGGTGGACTCGGGGCTAAGGAGCTTCGTAAGCGTGCAGAGCTCCTTGGTCATGTACCCCATCTACGCCTTTGGGAGCGAGGCGCAAAAGCGGGAGTTCCTCCCTAGGCTCGCCCGGGGGGAGCTAGTAGGGTGCTTCGGCCTCACGGAGCCGGATGGGGGCTCGGACCCCTACGGGAACATGAAGACCAGAGCCCGCCGGGAGGGGGACACCTGGGTCCTTTCCGGCACCAAGATGTGGATCACCAACGGCAACCTGGCCCACATCGCCATCATCTGGGCCAAGGACGAGGAGGGGCGGGTTTTGGGCTTCATCGTCCCCACGGACACCCCAGGGTTCCAGGCCAGCGAGGTGAAGCACAAGATGAGCCTCCGCGCCTCGGTGACGAGCGAGCTCGTCCTGGAGGAGGTTCGGGTGCCCGAGTCCTTGCGCCTGCCCCGGGCGGAAGGGCTTAAGGCGCCCCTTTCCTGCCTCACCCAAGCCCGCTTCGGCATCGCCTGGGGGGTCTTGGGGGCTTTGGAGGCGGTGTACGCCGAAGCGGTGGCCTTCGCCAAAAGCCGCGCCACCTTCGGCACCCCCATCGCCCAGAAGCAACTGGTGCAGGCCAAGCTGGCGGACATGCTCGCCTGGCACACGGAAGGCCTTCTCCTGGCCTGGCGGCTTGCCCGGCTCAAGGACGAGGGGAAGCTCACCCCGGCCCAGGTCTCCCTAGCCAAGCGGCAAAACGTCAAAAAGGCCCTGGAGGCCGCGCGGCTCGCCCGTGACATCCTCGGGGGAAGCGGCATCACCCTGGAGTACCACGCCATCCGGCACATGCTCAACCTGGAAACCGTCTACACTTACGAGGGCACCCACGACATCCACACCCTGGTCCTGGGCCGGGAGGCCACGGGGCTTAGCGCCTTTTAA
- the holA gene encoding DNA polymerase III subunit delta: protein MVIAFTGDPFLAKEALLEEARLRGLSRFTEPTPEALAEALSPGLFGGAGALLDLREVGEGEWKALKPLLEGVPEGVPVLLLDPKPTPARAAFYRGRERRDFPTPKGKDLVRHLENRAKRLGLKLPAGVAQYLAGLEADLEALERELEKLALLTPPLTLEKVERVVALKPPVTGFDLVRAVLEGNAKEAFRRLKALREEGEEPLRVLGALSWQFALLARAHLLLKENPRPKEEDLHRLEAHPYAAKKALEFARTLEEGLLRQALDTLIQAERRAKEGKDPWLALEGAVFALLHSALTGRSATR, encoded by the coding sequence ATGGTCATCGCCTTCACCGGCGACCCCTTTTTGGCCAAGGAGGCCCTCCTGGAGGAGGCCAGGCTTCGGGGCCTATCCCGCTTCACCGAGCCCACCCCCGAGGCCCTGGCCGAGGCCCTTTCCCCCGGGCTATTCGGGGGGGCGGGGGCCCTCTTGGACCTAAGGGAGGTGGGCGAGGGGGAGTGGAAGGCCCTAAAGCCCCTCCTGGAGGGGGTTCCCGAGGGGGTGCCGGTCCTCCTCCTAGACCCCAAGCCGACCCCCGCCCGGGCCGCCTTCTACCGGGGCCGGGAAAGGCGGGACTTCCCCACCCCCAAGGGCAAGGACCTGGTGCGCCACCTGGAAAACCGGGCCAAGCGGCTTGGCCTAAAGCTGCCCGCCGGGGTGGCCCAGTACCTGGCGGGCCTCGAGGCCGACCTGGAGGCCTTGGAAAGGGAGCTGGAGAAGCTCGCCCTCCTCACCCCGCCCCTCACCCTGGAAAAGGTGGAAAGGGTGGTGGCCCTAAAGCCCCCCGTCACGGGGTTTGACCTGGTGCGGGCGGTGCTGGAGGGGAACGCCAAGGAGGCCTTCCGCCGCCTGAAGGCCCTACGGGAAGAGGGGGAAGAGCCCTTGCGGGTGCTGGGGGCGCTTTCCTGGCAGTTTGCCCTCCTCGCCCGGGCGCACCTCCTCCTCAAGGAGAACCCGAGGCCCAAGGAGGAGGACCTCCACCGCCTCGAGGCCCACCCCTACGCCGCCAAGAAGGCCCTGGAGTTCGCCCGGACCCTGGAGGAAGGCCTTCTCCGCCAGGCCCTGGACACCCTGATCCAGGCGGAAAGGCGGGCCAAGGAGGGGAAGGACCCCTGGCTCGCCCTGGAGGGGGCGGTCTTCGCCCTCCTCCATAGCGCCTTGACCGGCCGGTCAGCCACGCGGTAG